From Rhodovastum atsumiense, a single genomic window includes:
- a CDS encoding helix-turn-helix domain-containing protein codes for MWNEPYLETCCRSALHRVSLCGAVGRPAGLKDGPCLERLAGMGLVRRRGDGRYELTPSGTARHASEVLKRA; via the coding sequence ATGTGGAACGAGCCCTATCTCGAAACCTGTTGCCGCTCGGCGCTGCACCGGGTGTCGCTGTGCGGCGCGGTCGGGCGGCCTGCCGGGCTGAAGGACGGCCCCTGCCTGGAACGGCTTGCCGGCATGGGCCTGGTGCGCCGGCGCGGGGACGGGCGCTACGAACTGACGCCGTCGGGCACGGCACGCCATGCCAGCGAGGTACTGAAGCGGGCCTGA
- a CDS encoding quinone-dependent dihydroorotate dehydrogenase, whose amino-acid sequence MPQLASALLPLLYTLDPEQAHGLALRALRLGLAGRDTEPSDPRLAVSVLGQRFANPIGLAAGFDKDALAVAPLTRLGFGFVETGTVTPRPQPGNPRPRLFRLTEDRAVINRFGFNNGGIEAYVRHLAAGRAASGGVPVGANVGINKEGADPERDYPALVAAVAPHADYVVINISSPNTPGLRDLQGEARLRSILEAVRAGAGPHPPLLVKVAPDLSEDGLASVVESCVAGGVTGLIVSNTTISRPAGLRSPQAREAGGLSGAPLFALSTEMLRRAARLAAGRLVLIGVGGIGSGRDVLAKIRAGASLVQVYSALVFEGPALVGRLRRELLAALEEQGFASVAEAVGADLR is encoded by the coding sequence ATGCCCCAACTTGCCTCGGCGCTGCTGCCGCTGCTGTACACCCTCGACCCCGAACAGGCGCATGGCCTGGCCTTGCGGGCCCTGCGGCTCGGCCTGGCGGGCCGGGACACCGAACCCTCCGACCCGCGGCTGGCGGTCTCGGTGCTGGGGCAGCGCTTCGCCAACCCGATCGGCCTCGCCGCCGGGTTCGACAAGGACGCGTTGGCGGTCGCCCCCCTGACCCGGCTTGGCTTCGGCTTCGTCGAGACCGGCACGGTCACGCCACGGCCGCAGCCGGGCAATCCGCGGCCGCGGCTGTTCCGGCTGACCGAGGACCGGGCGGTGATCAACCGGTTCGGCTTCAACAACGGCGGGATCGAGGCCTATGTGCGCCACCTCGCCGCCGGACGGGCCGCGTCCGGCGGGGTGCCGGTCGGCGCCAACGTGGGCATCAACAAGGAAGGCGCGGACCCCGAGCGCGACTACCCGGCCCTGGTCGCCGCGGTGGCGCCGCACGCGGACTACGTAGTGATCAATATCTCCTCCCCCAACACGCCGGGGCTGCGCGACCTGCAGGGCGAGGCACGGCTGCGGAGCATCCTGGAGGCGGTGCGCGCGGGGGCCGGGCCGCACCCGCCCTTGCTGGTGAAGGTGGCGCCGGACCTGTCGGAAGACGGGCTCGCGAGCGTGGTGGAAAGCTGCGTGGCCGGCGGCGTGACGGGGCTGATCGTGTCGAACACCACGATTTCCCGCCCGGCCGGGCTGCGCTCGCCGCAGGCGCGGGAAGCCGGTGGGCTGTCGGGGGCGCCGCTGTTCGCGCTCTCGACCGAGATGCTGCGCCGGGCGGCGCGGCTCGCGGCCGGGCGGCTGGTGCTGATCGGCGTGGGCGGGATCGGCAGCGGGCGCGACGTGCTGGCGAAGATCCGCGCCGGAGCCTCGCTGGTGCAGGTCTATTCGGCGCTGGTGTTCGAGGGGCCGGCCCTGGTCGGGCGCCTGCGCCGGGAATTGCTGGCGGCGCTGGAGGAACAGGGATTTGCCTCGGTCGCCGAGGCGGTCGGCGCGGACCTGAGGTGA
- a CDS encoding TIGR01459 family HAD-type hydrolase, which translates to MEHLTGFAPLASRYDGFIIDLWGVLHDGVSPYPGAVDVLARLQAMGKRSVLLSNAPRRSFMAQRGMRAMGIADALYTDILTSGEATHWMLRDRTDPFFAGLGDRVYHLGPERDRNVFEGLPITPVNRPDQATFLLNTGPDDDRSPTDPGPYMPELRACLAAGLPMVCANPDLEVIRGGVRLICAGTLAQCYEALGGVTRWIGKPDPAIYTPVVEMLGVPKHRVLAVGDALRTDIAGATGVGIDACWVLGGIHGAELGGNPGAVEAAARQAGLAPVAAVPSFIW; encoded by the coding sequence ATGGAACACCTGACCGGCTTCGCGCCCCTGGCCAGCCGCTACGACGGATTCATCATCGATCTCTGGGGCGTGCTGCATGACGGGGTGAGCCCCTATCCCGGGGCGGTGGACGTGCTGGCGCGGCTGCAGGCCATGGGCAAGCGCTCGGTGCTGCTGTCGAACGCGCCGCGGCGGTCCTTCATGGCGCAGCGGGGCATGCGGGCGATGGGCATCGCCGATGCGCTGTACACCGACATCCTGACCAGCGGCGAGGCGACGCACTGGATGCTGCGCGACCGCACCGATCCGTTCTTCGCCGGCCTCGGCGACCGGGTGTACCACCTGGGGCCGGAACGCGATCGCAACGTCTTCGAAGGGCTGCCGATCACGCCGGTGAACCGGCCGGACCAGGCGACCTTCCTGCTCAACACCGGCCCGGACGATGACCGCAGCCCCACCGATCCCGGCCCCTACATGCCGGAATTGCGGGCCTGCCTCGCGGCCGGATTGCCGATGGTCTGCGCCAATCCCGACCTGGAGGTGATCCGCGGCGGGGTGCGGCTGATCTGCGCGGGGACGCTGGCGCAATGCTACGAGGCGCTGGGCGGGGTGACGCGCTGGATCGGCAAGCCCGACCCGGCGATCTACACGCCGGTGGTCGAAATGCTCGGGGTGCCGAAGCACCGCGTGCTGGCGGTGGGTGACGCGTTGCGCACCGACATCGCCGGTGCCACCGGGGTCGGCATCGATGCCTGCTGGGTGCTGGGGGGAATCCACGGCGCCGAGCTGGGCGGGAATCCCGGGGCGGTGGAAGCGGCCGCCCGGCAGGCCGGGCTGGCGCCGGTCGCCGCTGTGCCGTCCTTCATCTGGTAG
- a CDS encoding YqgE/AlgH family protein: MAHTPTEPDVSETSLAGQILIAMPTLGDPRFAHSVIYLCDHSDKGAMGIVVNRPLETPSFEDLLRQLNVDPVPPARSIRLCSGGPVDNARGFVLHTADWTGEGSLRVDDRFALTASLDILKAIAGGGGPRQGVLALGYAGWGPGQLDTEIQHNAWLSAPADPALVFDADNDTKWRRALAALHIDPLLLSATAGHA, encoded by the coding sequence ATGGCACACACTCCCACCGAACCGGACGTCTCCGAGACATCCCTCGCCGGTCAGATTCTCATTGCCATGCCGACGCTGGGCGACCCGCGCTTCGCCCATAGCGTGATCTATCTCTGCGACCATTCCGACAAGGGGGCGATGGGCATCGTCGTCAACCGCCCGCTCGAGACCCCGAGCTTCGAGGATCTGCTGCGCCAGCTCAATGTCGATCCGGTGCCGCCGGCCCGCTCCATCCGCCTGTGCAGCGGCGGCCCGGTCGACAATGCCCGCGGCTTCGTCCTGCACACCGCCGACTGGACCGGCGAGGGCAGCCTGCGCGTCGATGACCGCTTCGCGCTGACCGCTAGCCTCGACATCCTCAAGGCGATCGCCGGGGGCGGTGGTCCCCGCCAGGGCGTGCTCGCGCTGGGCTATGCCGGCTGGGGCCCCGGCCAGCTCGACACCGAGATCCAGCACAATGCCTGGCTGTCGGCCCCCGCCGATCCGGCGCTGGTGTTCGATGCCGATAACGACACCAAGTGGCGCCGTGCCCTGGCCGCGCTGCACATCGACCCGCTGCTGCTCTCGGCCACGGCCGGTCATGCCTGA